The Nitrospiraceae bacterium genome has a window encoding:
- a CDS encoding DUF692 family protein, whose translation MVASKYDKPDMMQREFEERAGKILPHGLGLSVDVYSPDLMELVRTLRDAGAAPDFLEVFKAATPALQSVRQQLSGMLLTYHGEGLWVTQPEFRDSPSGRTGVVEACDHITALQSAWLNHECATKQMAGYSFGTYLPPLYMESAAKMTAENLRFVQERLDERAQAESMVPALLLLEMPPLTYFGCGELPIPQFFRIVTDRVGCGLVLDIGHVWTVYRYTGAWRRQSVQEFAHEFLREFPMERVIEIHVAGLAPHGEEPAASERTPPHELPRWIDAHGAPIPSVLFDLLRTVLQDSRLVSLKGIALEVDTKPIPDIQSEFSTFLKAFARERERWVGKDRVASQGAVGPGPSSSFLSQDGLTHDERASLAGAYGRYAEFALAVKGGAAAGGSLLDGCGEDLSRYREMYLPYELLHWGGDLSAMFPATCAALREAGVEMEEFVTFWRHSPRRETGVFDFFLIKIDRFLEFVESFCPSAGPVARREADELRRAYEAANVPAPCMRADA comes from the coding sequence ATGGTAGCTTCAAAATATGACAAACCGGACATGATGCAAAGGGAATTCGAAGAACGCGCGGGGAAAATACTGCCGCACGGCCTTGGCCTATCCGTGGACGTGTACAGCCCGGACCTGATGGAACTCGTTCGCACCTTACGGGACGCAGGCGCGGCTCCCGATTTTCTCGAGGTGTTCAAAGCCGCCACCCCTGCGCTCCAGTCGGTGCGGCAGCAGCTGAGCGGTATGTTGCTGACCTATCACGGCGAGGGACTGTGGGTCACGCAGCCTGAATTTCGTGACAGCCCGTCAGGTCGCACGGGAGTAGTAGAGGCCTGCGACCATATCACGGCGTTGCAGAGCGCCTGGTTGAACCACGAGTGCGCGACCAAGCAAATGGCAGGCTACTCGTTCGGCACCTACCTGCCTCCTTTATATATGGAGTCTGCCGCCAAGATGACGGCGGAAAACCTGCGCTTCGTCCAGGAGCGGTTGGACGAACGGGCGCAGGCAGAGAGTATGGTTCCGGCTCTCCTATTATTGGAGATGCCTCCGCTTACCTATTTCGGCTGCGGCGAACTGCCGATTCCGCAATTTTTCCGAATTGTTACCGATCGTGTAGGCTGTGGGTTGGTACTCGATATCGGCCATGTCTGGACGGTGTATCGCTATACGGGTGCGTGGCGCCGCCAGTCCGTACAGGAATTCGCCCACGAGTTTTTGCGGGAATTTCCAATGGAGCGGGTCATTGAGATTCACGTTGCGGGACTGGCTCCTCACGGTGAGGAGCCGGCTGCTTCCGAGAGGACCCCGCCGCACGAATTGCCTCGTTGGATCGATGCCCATGGGGCACCGATTCCCAGCGTCTTGTTCGATCTTCTGCGGACCGTTTTGCAGGATAGCCGCTTGGTGAGCCTGAAAGGCATCGCCTTGGAAGTCGACACGAAGCCGATTCCTGACATCCAGTCTGAATTCAGCACGTTCCTGAAGGCCTTCGCCCGTGAACGGGAACGGTGGGTCGGAAAGGATCGTGTCGCATCGCAAGGGGCAGTCGGTCCAGGCCCGTCGAGCAGTTTCTTGAGTCAGGATGGGCTGACCCACGACGAGCGAGCCTCGTTGGCCGGGGCGTATGGCCGCTATGCGGAGTTCGCTTTGGCCGTGAAGGGTGGTGCCGCAGCCGGTGGTTCGTTACTTGACGGGTGCGGGGAGGATCTTTCGCGCTACCGTGAGATGTATTTGCCGTACGAGTTGCTGCATTGGGGCGGCGACCTATCGGCCATGTTTCCGGCCACCTGTGCGGCGCTTCGCGAGGCCGGAGTGGAGATGGAGGAATTCGTCACATTCTGGCGGCATTCCCCGCGGCGCGAGACTGGCGTGTTTGATTTCTTTTTGATCAAGATCGACCGTTTCCTCGAGTTCGTGGAGAGTTTCTGTCCGTCGGCCGGTCCGGTTGCGCGCAGGGAAGCCGACGAACTTCGGAGAGCCTACGAGGCAGCCAACGTTCCGGCGCCCTGTATGAGAGCGGACGCATGA
- the maf gene encoding septum formation protein Maf — translation MRLILASTSPRRKELLSLLGLPFDLASPDYVEQVLPGKTAMDQAKEFAAGKARSCTVGSEDALVLGSDTLIGLDSEVLGKPTDLSEAAAMLRRMSGRRHVIYTGVALVGSEGRFCDVAVDTVQVTMKPFGERELAAYIETGESLGKAGAYSIQGAGGALIATIEGDFTAAVGLPLRLVAAMLAGRGMHCPMDLDRLYRERPYPNWGSFP, via the coding sequence ATGCGACTGATTCTGGCATCCACTTCACCCAGACGAAAAGAGTTGCTGAGTCTGCTGGGGCTTCCATTCGACTTGGCTTCGCCCGACTATGTGGAGCAGGTGTTGCCCGGCAAGACCGCGATGGATCAAGCAAAGGAGTTTGCCGCGGGCAAGGCCCGATCTTGCACGGTTGGTTCCGAAGACGCGCTCGTGCTCGGCAGCGATACGTTGATCGGCCTGGATTCGGAAGTGTTGGGCAAGCCCACCGATCTGTCGGAGGCGGCGGCCATGCTTCGCCGCATGTCCGGGCGGAGGCATGTGATCTATACCGGCGTGGCACTCGTCGGGAGCGAGGGAAGATTCTGCGATGTCGCCGTGGACACAGTGCAGGTTACGATGAAACCCTTCGGCGAACGGGAGCTGGCCGCATACATCGAGACAGGTGAGAGCCTGGGCAAGGCCGGCGCCTATTCGATTCAAGGAGCCGGGGGGGCCCTCATTGCCACAATCGAGGGCGATTTCACCGCTGCAGTGGGATTGCCGCTTCGATTGGTGGCCGCGATGCTTGCCGGTCGCGGAATGCACTGCCCCATGGATCTGGATCGACTCTACCGCGAACGGCCCTACCCGAATTGGGGAAGCTTCCCGTAG
- the lipA gene encoding lipoyl synthase: MSFIPVTQLRPVDASPSPGTDSDPSDLRPRRLPPWFRVRLQTGPDYHDIRTTMDRLKLHTICEEARCPNMWECWNARTATFLILGDICTRRCHYCSVATGRPHAVDSEEPLRVAEAVQALNLRHAVVTSVNRDELEDGGASVFAETIRQIRRLIPTCSVEVLIPDFEGNEAALTLVAAERPDILNHNIETVRRLFPTIRPQGKYQRSIELLRQAKRMGMTTKSGLIVGMGESIEEVREVMRDLRAVDCDIMTIGQYLQPTKEHLPVACFYLPDEFAALKEEGLALGFRHVESGPLVRSSYHAEQQVPGC; the protein is encoded by the coding sequence ATGAGCTTCATTCCCGTCACACAGCTGCGGCCTGTTGATGCCTCTCCTTCGCCTGGGACCGACTCCGACCCGTCCGATCTTCGGCCTCGGCGGCTTCCCCCCTGGTTCAGGGTCCGGTTACAGACCGGCCCGGATTACCACGACATTCGCACGACGATGGATCGGCTCAAGCTCCACACGATTTGTGAGGAAGCGCGTTGCCCCAACATGTGGGAATGCTGGAACGCCAGAACGGCCACGTTCCTTATTCTGGGGGATATATGCACGCGACGCTGTCACTACTGTTCGGTCGCCACCGGTCGGCCCCATGCGGTGGACTCGGAGGAGCCCTTGCGTGTAGCGGAGGCGGTGCAGGCCCTCAACCTCCGTCATGCCGTCGTTACCTCGGTGAACCGAGATGAGCTGGAGGATGGCGGTGCCTCGGTCTTTGCCGAGACGATCCGCCAGATTCGGCGATTGATTCCCACTTGCTCGGTCGAGGTCTTGATTCCGGATTTCGAAGGCAATGAAGCGGCCTTGACGCTGGTTGCGGCCGAGCGGCCGGACATTCTTAATCATAATATCGAAACGGTGCGGCGTCTGTTTCCGACCATCCGTCCGCAGGGAAAGTATCAACGCTCGATTGAGCTGTTGAGGCAGGCAAAACGGATGGGGATGACGACCAAGTCAGGCCTGATCGTCGGGATGGGAGAATCCATCGAGGAAGTTCGCGAGGTGATGCGGGATCTTCGTGCGGTTGACTGCGACATTATGACTATCGGCCAATATCTGCAGCCCACCAAGGAACACCTGCCGGTTGCCTGCTTCTACCTCCCCGACGAATTCGCCGCGTTGAAAGAAGAGGGCCTCGCCCTCGGTTTTCGCCATGTCGAATCGGGTCCGCTGGTGCGCAGCTCCTACCATGCCGAACAACAAGTCCCGGGATGTTGA
- a CDS encoding ABC transporter permease has protein sequence MGFLWLTIQSALRVLRRNPLRAGLTMLGIVIGVGAVVAMVGLGQGATLSVQREIASLGTNVMIIIPGATTVSGVRGGLGTVSTLTLDDAKDIERKTGDVSLVTYATRSVLQVVREHKNWNTVALGTTAAFPDLRNWPVAEGSFFTQTDEDAATKVVVIGKTVVDNLFERGEEVIGAQIRIKNVPLRVIGVLAPKGQSLTGQDQDDLVVMPFSTAERKVLGTKFLGTVGIIMVATRHRQTIPGAVEEIKDLLRARHRLHPSEEDDFTIRTMEDVAKTVAGASRTMMIMLLSIASISLVVGGIGIMNILLVSVTERTREIGIRMAVGAKRAHILLQFLIEAMILTAIGGVAGVMFGIVGAKVMTKLVGWPTIISPQAIAVAFFFSLVVGIFFGLYPANKASRMNPIEALHYE, from the coding sequence ATGGGCTTTCTCTGGCTCACCATCCAATCGGCACTCCGCGTCCTGCGACGCAATCCGTTGCGTGCCGGGTTGACCATGCTCGGCATCGTGATCGGTGTCGGAGCCGTCGTGGCGATGGTGGGGCTCGGCCAAGGCGCGACGCTGTCGGTACAAAGGGAAATCGCCAGCCTCGGCACGAACGTGATGATCATCATCCCGGGCGCCACCACCGTCAGCGGCGTCAGGGGCGGGCTCGGCACCGTCTCAACACTCACCCTCGACGATGCCAAAGACATCGAGCGAAAGACGGGGGATGTCAGCCTCGTCACCTACGCCACTCGTTCGGTCTTGCAAGTCGTCCGCGAGCATAAGAACTGGAACACCGTGGCCCTGGGAACAACTGCCGCCTTTCCCGACTTGCGGAACTGGCCGGTGGCCGAAGGCAGCTTCTTCACCCAAACGGACGAAGATGCCGCCACCAAAGTGGTCGTGATCGGGAAAACCGTGGTGGACAACCTCTTCGAGCGCGGCGAAGAAGTCATCGGCGCACAGATACGGATCAAAAATGTGCCGCTGCGTGTGATCGGTGTACTGGCGCCGAAGGGGCAATCGCTGACGGGACAGGATCAGGATGATCTCGTCGTGATGCCCTTTTCCACCGCCGAACGGAAGGTGCTGGGGACGAAGTTTTTGGGCACCGTCGGGATCATTATGGTCGCTACTCGCCATCGCCAGACCATCCCCGGGGCCGTAGAGGAAATCAAGGATCTCTTACGCGCCCGTCACCGGTTGCATCCGTCCGAAGAAGACGACTTCACGATCCGGACGATGGAAGATGTGGCCAAGACTGTCGCAGGAGCCAGCCGCACGATGATGATCATGTTGCTGAGCATCGCCTCCATTTCCCTCGTCGTGGGGGGCATCGGGATCATGAACATCTTGCTGGTCTCGGTGACGGAACGGACGAGGGAAATCGGAATCCGCATGGCCGTCGGGGCGAAGCGGGCCCACATCCTCTTGCAATTCCTGATCGAAGCCATGATCCTCACGGCCATCGGAGGAGTGGCCGGTGTCATGTTCGGGATCGTCGGGGCCAAGGTGATGACGAAGCTGGTCGGCTGGCCGACTATCATTTCTCCGCAAGCCATCGCTGTCGCCTTCTTTTTTTCACTCGTGGTGGGAATCTTCTTCGGTCTCTATCCGGCCAACAAGGCCTCGCGCATGAACCCCATCGAAGCGCTGCATTACGAGTAG
- a CDS encoding rhomboid family intramembrane serine protease yields MMPLHDDNPTELTPVVTVSFIVACCLIFFYQASLPSGPGEAFVFSYGAIPALVLGHARLPAEVAAIPAYATLFTSMFLHGGLMHLLGNMLYLWVFGNNIEDVMGHGRFVIFYVTCGLLAAFSHALTDPSSTVPMVGASGAISGVLGAYLLLFPRARVLVLAPYIGTTYVPAGFVLGLWFVMQILSGGASLGSKGGGVAFFAHIGGFVAGMILIGLFKRRDVEFFAPARHAEWR; encoded by the coding sequence ATGATGCCGCTGCATGACGACAATCCCACCGAACTTACCCCGGTCGTCACGGTCAGCTTCATCGTCGCCTGTTGCCTCATCTTCTTTTATCAAGCCTCGCTCCCCTCCGGACCGGGTGAAGCGTTCGTCTTCAGTTACGGCGCTATTCCGGCATTGGTGCTTGGCCATGCTCGACTTCCCGCGGAAGTTGCGGCCATCCCGGCCTATGCGACGCTCTTCACCAGCATGTTCCTGCACGGCGGATTGATGCATCTGCTGGGCAACATGCTGTACCTGTGGGTGTTTGGGAACAACATCGAAGACGTGATGGGGCATGGCCGCTTCGTCATCTTCTATGTGACGTGCGGTCTGTTAGCCGCCTTCTCCCATGCGCTCACCGATCCCTCATCGACCGTGCCGATGGTGGGAGCCAGCGGCGCAATTTCCGGCGTCCTCGGGGCTTACCTGCTGCTGTTTCCTCGCGCGCGCGTGCTCGTGCTGGCTCCATACATCGGCACAACGTATGTGCCGGCCGGGTTCGTGCTCGGGCTCTGGTTCGTCATGCAGATCCTGAGCGGCGGTGCGAGCCTCGGCTCCAAGGGCGGCGGTGTGGCATTCTTCGCGCACATCGGAGGGTTTGTGGCGGGGATGATTCTGATCGGACTCTTTAAACGGCGGGACGTCGAGTTTTTCGCTCCGGCGCGGCATGCCGAATGGAGATGA
- a CDS encoding phosphohydrolase, with amino-acid sequence MSAAAIRRPFIVPPTLILYHAECADGFGAAWAIWRRYPEARFQPVKHGEPPPADLGGERVVIVDFSYTRPTLEAMAKEADALIVLDHHITAEQALADLPFAHFDLSKSGALLAWEWAHDEPAPWLLRYVQDKDLWHWALPHSREISAALASHPFDFELWSRFEQHELEREGRAILRYENELVTKLASHVMMVRFEGELVPSVQSAVLTSQIGERLSAQHPFCLIWHDRNGRRYYSMRSREDGTDVGGIAASFGGGGHTHAAGFSVPLQPDGSVPADPRLPRPA; translated from the coding sequence ATGAGTGCGGCCGCCATTCGACGTCCCTTCATTGTTCCCCCAACCCTGATTCTCTACCACGCCGAATGCGCGGACGGTTTCGGCGCCGCCTGGGCCATCTGGAGACGATATCCGGAGGCGAGATTCCAGCCCGTCAAGCACGGTGAACCGCCTCCCGCCGATCTTGGCGGCGAACGCGTCGTCATTGTGGATTTCAGCTACACCCGCCCCACCCTGGAGGCGATGGCGAAAGAAGCCGACGCCCTCATCGTCCTCGACCATCACATTACAGCCGAGCAAGCCCTTGCGGACCTGCCCTTCGCCCATTTTGATCTGTCGAAATCCGGAGCCCTCTTAGCATGGGAATGGGCGCATGACGAGCCGGCGCCCTGGCTCCTGCGCTATGTGCAGGACAAGGACCTGTGGCACTGGGCGCTGCCGCACAGCCGGGAAATCAGTGCCGCGCTCGCCTCTCACCCGTTCGACTTCGAGCTCTGGAGCCGCTTCGAGCAGCATGAACTGGAACGGGAGGGGCGGGCGATCTTGCGTTATGAGAATGAGCTGGTGACCAAGCTCGCCTCTCACGTCATGATGGTTCGATTCGAAGGGGAACTCGTGCCGTCGGTTCAGAGCGCCGTGCTGACGAGCCAGATCGGCGAGCGGCTTTCAGCCCAGCATCCCTTTTGCCTCATCTGGCACGATCGTAACGGTCGCCGGTACTACAGCATGCGCTCGCGCGAGGACGGCACCGACGTCGGCGGCATTGCGGCCTCCTTCGGTGGCGGAGGTCACACCCATGCGGCCGGGTTTTCCGTTCCGTTGCAGCCCGACGGATCGGTTCCTGCGGATCCTCGGCTCCCCCGGCCAGCCTAA
- a CDS encoding TIGR00730 family Rossman fold protein produces MKTSAARSKPIPTKDEILTQLKSLLERPDDDIQAALMKEILAGVLRLSDANLDVLDLKIVNRALKELRHAFGVFQGYRSRLKISVFGSARTAADDPNYQLAYQFARRMVEEGYMTITGGADGIMRASQEGAGREHSFGVNIMLPFEQGANAVIADDPKLVTFKYFFTRKLMFQKESHAIALFPGGFGTHDEGFEILTLVQTGKSDPKPIVFLQAPGCDYWNHWHSFVTDQLLKRRLINAEDLSLYRIVDNVEDAVTEIRNFYRRYHSLRFVGRQLAVRMKAPLTDEQLRVIQDQFKDLLTDGTFEQRPSLPEEMDEPALKDLSRLTFLFNRRSAGRLRQLINHLNALPDRA; encoded by the coding sequence ATGAAGACTTCCGCTGCCCGTTCGAAACCGATTCCAACCAAAGATGAAATACTGACCCAGTTGAAAAGTCTCCTCGAGCGCCCGGACGACGACATTCAAGCCGCCCTGATGAAGGAAATCCTGGCCGGCGTGCTCCGACTGTCGGATGCGAACCTGGACGTGCTGGACTTGAAGATCGTCAACCGCGCGCTGAAGGAATTGCGCCATGCGTTCGGAGTCTTTCAAGGTTATCGCAGTCGCTTGAAGATTAGCGTGTTCGGTTCCGCCAGAACGGCCGCGGATGATCCGAACTATCAGCTGGCCTACCAGTTCGCCCGCCGCATGGTCGAGGAAGGCTACATGACGATCACCGGCGGCGCCGACGGCATCATGCGGGCCTCCCAGGAAGGGGCCGGGCGCGAGCACAGTTTCGGGGTCAACATCATGTTACCGTTCGAACAGGGCGCGAATGCCGTCATTGCCGACGACCCTAAACTCGTCACCTTTAAATACTTTTTCACCCGCAAGCTGATGTTTCAAAAGGAATCGCATGCGATCGCGCTCTTCCCGGGCGGATTCGGTACACATGACGAAGGGTTTGAGATTCTGACGCTGGTGCAAACCGGCAAGAGCGACCCGAAGCCCATCGTCTTCCTCCAGGCCCCCGGCTGCGACTACTGGAATCACTGGCATTCCTTCGTCACCGACCAACTACTGAAACGTCGGTTGATCAACGCCGAGGATTTATCGCTCTACCGCATCGTGGACAACGTCGAGGACGCGGTCACCGAAATCCGCAACTTCTATCGCCGCTACCACTCGCTACGGTTCGTTGGCAGGCAACTGGCGGTTCGCATGAAAGCACCCCTGACGGATGAGCAACTCCGGGTCATTCAGGACCAGTTCAAAGATCTCCTGACGGATGGCACCTTCGAACAGCGTCCTTCGCTTCCGGAAGAGATGGACGAGCCAGCGTTGAAGGATCTCTCGCGCTTGACGTTCCTGTTCAACCGTCGAAGCGCTGGCCGGCTACGCCAGCTCATCAACCATCTAAACGCGCTCCCAGACCGGGCCTGA
- a CDS encoding tRNA-dihydrouridine synthase, with the protein MNFWRTLPQPIIGLAPMDGVTDATFRRVVASQGRPDVTFTEFTNVSEVCRGPEHLLSTLIYSELERPVVAQLYGKDPELFYRAAQVVCELGFDGLDINMGCPSKSVASSGSGAGLIKTPALAQAIMRSARQGIEDWAGGRNLDEAAFKWSRIDFIRTLNLRRSGVAAPPRRVIPLSVKTRLGYDSSIVEQWVDTLLAERPVAITIHGRTLQQMYRGGADWSAIGAAAALVRRTDTLILGNGDLMTLADVVRRVKESHVHGALVGRGTLGMPWFFRHKERAREAIRQGAVHEGEAWEAPMSLAERMTLMLDHAKQYEAVAGLERFRSMRKHLGWYCKGFPHAAAMRAKMFQVSNVSDVEQVIQEFCGDVLGSGEITPPARETSPPLPESCLS; encoded by the coding sequence ATGAACTTCTGGCGAACCCTGCCGCAACCGATCATTGGATTGGCCCCGATGGACGGCGTCACCGATGCGACGTTCCGACGCGTCGTGGCCTCCCAGGGAAGGCCCGACGTTACCTTCACGGAATTCACCAACGTCAGCGAAGTCTGTCGCGGCCCCGAGCATCTGCTCTCGACGTTGATCTACAGCGAGCTCGAACGTCCGGTGGTGGCGCAACTCTACGGCAAGGATCCGGAACTCTTTTATCGCGCGGCGCAAGTTGTCTGTGAACTGGGGTTTGATGGGCTGGACATCAATATGGGCTGTCCCTCCAAGAGCGTCGCTTCCTCGGGGTCCGGTGCGGGGCTGATCAAAACACCGGCGTTGGCGCAGGCCATCATGCGATCGGCGCGTCAAGGCATCGAGGACTGGGCCGGGGGACGGAACTTGGACGAGGCAGCCTTCAAGTGGTCCCGCATCGACTTTATCCGCACGCTCAACCTCCGCCGTAGCGGCGTCGCCGCGCCGCCGCGGCGCGTGATTCCGCTTTCGGTAAAAACTCGGCTGGGGTATGACTCCAGCATCGTGGAGCAGTGGGTAGACACCCTGCTGGCCGAGCGGCCGGTAGCGATCACCATCCATGGACGGACGTTGCAACAGATGTATCGAGGAGGGGCGGACTGGTCGGCGATCGGCGCCGCGGCTGCGCTGGTGCGGCGGACGGACACACTCATTTTAGGTAACGGCGATCTCATGACGCTGGCGGACGTCGTGCGACGCGTGAAGGAAAGCCATGTCCATGGCGCCTTGGTTGGGCGGGGAACACTCGGAATGCCCTGGTTTTTCCGGCACAAGGAGCGTGCCCGTGAAGCAATCCGGCAAGGGGCTGTCCACGAGGGCGAAGCGTGGGAGGCTCCCATGTCGCTGGCGGAGCGCATGACGTTGATGCTGGACCATGCCAAACAGTACGAGGCCGTGGCTGGACTCGAACGTTTTCGTTCCATGCGTAAACATCTGGGTTGGTACTGCAAAGGATTTCCCCACGCTGCCGCCATGCGGGCCAAAATGTTCCAAGTTTCGAACGTGTCGGATGTCGAGCAAGTGATCCAAGAGTTTTGCGGCGATGTGCTCGGGTCGGGAGAGATCACCCCGCCGGCCCGCGAGACCTCGCCACCCCTTCCGGAATCCTGCCTCTCCTGA
- a CDS encoding efflux RND transporter periplasmic adaptor subunit: protein MQQDQASSQSPSGESSVSTPLTPVVLQTQGHQAVTEARPRDAPQATASRSRWLRWLLLPILLIALAVWHWYQSNHTAPLYKSQPVDHGPITAIVTATGAVNPVVSVQVGSQVSGKIAKLYADFNSVVREGQIIASIDQKPFIARVSQAKAALKNARATVAKSNNMLALRRLERDRTTVLRRQQFVAQSDLDLAMSNYNDAAAQVEAAQAQVDQAQATLDSAELDLGYTTIYSPVNGTVVSRNVEEGQTVAASFQTPTLFVIAQDLTRMQVIANVSESDIGGVAEGKSADFRVDAYPREFFHGIVTQVRNAPISIQNVVTYDVIISVDNRELKLKPGMTANVTIVTARNENALRVPTTALRFRMPGAALDKKHSQVWVVDEQGRATSRSVTTGIADSLSTEIVQGDVKEGDQVVIGLIEADDQSQETLPPGFQMGPRMK from the coding sequence ATGCAACAGGATCAGGCGTCTTCCCAATCTCCGTCTGGCGAATCGTCCGTTTCGACACCGCTCACGCCGGTAGTTCTGCAAACTCAGGGCCACCAGGCAGTAACCGAGGCCAGGCCCCGGGATGCCCCCCAGGCGACGGCGTCACGGAGCAGGTGGCTCCGCTGGCTTCTCCTCCCGATTCTGCTGATCGCGCTCGCCGTCTGGCACTGGTACCAATCCAACCACACCGCCCCGCTCTATAAGAGCCAACCGGTCGACCACGGGCCGATCACGGCCATCGTCACTGCGACCGGCGCGGTCAACCCGGTCGTATCGGTCCAGGTGGGCAGTCAAGTCTCGGGCAAGATCGCGAAGCTCTATGCAGACTTCAACTCGGTCGTACGAGAGGGGCAGATCATCGCATCGATCGACCAGAAACCCTTCATCGCCCGTGTGAGTCAGGCGAAGGCCGCGCTCAAGAACGCCCGCGCGACCGTGGCCAAATCCAACAACATGCTGGCGCTGCGACGGTTGGAACGGGATCGAACGACCGTGTTGCGGCGCCAGCAGTTCGTCGCACAGTCGGACTTGGATCTCGCGATGAGCAACTACAACGATGCAGCTGCGCAGGTGGAAGCGGCTCAAGCGCAAGTCGATCAGGCCCAGGCGACGCTGGACTCGGCCGAACTCGACCTCGGCTATACGACCATCTACTCTCCGGTCAACGGCACCGTCGTCTCGCGCAACGTCGAAGAAGGGCAGACGGTCGCCGCATCATTCCAAACGCCCACGCTGTTCGTGATTGCGCAGGATCTCACCCGCATGCAAGTGATCGCCAACGTGAGTGAATCGGACATCGGCGGCGTGGCGGAGGGCAAATCGGCTGATTTTCGCGTCGATGCCTACCCGCGTGAATTTTTTCACGGCATTGTCACGCAAGTGCGCAATGCTCCGATCAGCATCCAAAACGTCGTGACCTATGACGTCATCATCTCCGTGGACAACCGTGAATTGAAGTTGAAGCCCGGCATGACGGCCAACGTGACGATCGTGACGGCGCGCAATGAGAACGCATTGCGAGTGCCCACGACCGCGCTCCGCTTTCGGATGCCCGGGGCGGCGCTGGACAAAAAACACTCGCAGGTCTGGGTGGTGGACGAACAAGGCCGAGCCACGAGTCGCTCCGTCACGACGGGCATCGCCGACTCCCTCTCCACGGAGATCGTCCAAGGCGACGTGAAGGAAGGCGACCAGGTCGTGATCGGGTTGATCGAAGCGGACGACCAATCACAGGAAACGTTACCGCCGGGGTTCCAGATGGGACCCAGAATGAAATAG
- a CDS encoding CBS domain-containing protein, with protein MMTPGVVQIPGDISVSEAALLLERERMPCLLVKDGEAMFGIMTSSDIVKKVVAQGLEPQEVEVREIMSRPVHSIEYDHLLDDATNLMATTGASLLIVTKQSQPVGILTARDLVLAPKRCEANIPATVQVADCEGARHIATIRQLSHVGASIESTTLLLPGTSVTLSFVLPEVGLSFTVRGTILNGSYEPDQLDHGDLDDVQPMVDIQFSHMSSSDESRIRAWVLQNLSRMSDLS; from the coding sequence ATGATGACTCCGGGCGTGGTGCAGATCCCTGGAGACATTTCGGTCAGTGAGGCGGCACTGCTCTTGGAACGCGAACGCATGCCCTGCCTCCTGGTCAAGGACGGCGAGGCCATGTTCGGCATCATGACCTCCAGCGACATCGTCAAGAAAGTCGTGGCGCAAGGACTCGAGCCTCAGGAAGTCGAGGTGCGGGAGATCATGTCGAGACCCGTGCATTCCATTGAGTATGATCACTTGCTGGATGACGCCACGAACCTCATGGCCACCACCGGCGCGTCGCTGCTCATCGTCACGAAACAGAGTCAGCCGGTCGGAATCCTCACGGCGCGGGACCTCGTTCTGGCCCCGAAGCGCTGCGAAGCCAACATTCCCGCCACCGTGCAAGTGGCCGACTGTGAGGGCGCGCGGCACATTGCCACGATTCGTCAGTTGAGCCATGTCGGCGCCTCCATCGAAAGCACCACCCTGCTGCTACCCGGCACGAGCGTGACCCTCTCGTTCGTGTTGCCGGAAGTCGGTCTGAGCTTCACCGTTCGAGGCACGATCCTCAACGGCAGTTATGAGCCGGACCAACTGGACCACGGGGACCTGGACGACGTGCAGCCGATGGTCGACATTCAGTTCTCCCATATGTCCTCCTCCGACGAATCCAGAATCCGCGCCTGGGTCCTTCAGAATCTGTCCCGAATGTCCGATCTCTCCTGA